CGTGTCATAGGTATTCCTCAAAATAATGAAGCATTCGACCGACATCTTACCACCCCCACCTGCCAACACCTTGCAACAGGATAGAAACGCACCACCTCCTACTGCATTATCGTCCCATACCGACTGTTTAGGTGTACTGTTAGGTTTGGATCTGGACGGTGtgatggaagttgaagattcGTTTGCTTTACCTGGAGGAGAAACCAGCTTAGGAGGTGAGCAGCTTATCCCTCATCTTACACAAAAATCACTTcccatttctctttcatgCCCTCATATCTCACCATAACACTTACCTTCGTACTGATGTATTGTTCTTGTAGCCAACTCATACTCTGATCGACTTCTCACCCACTTACGAGAAGTCCAAACCCCCGATTCCCCAGTTGGTATCTACCTTTCAACGCGTAACGGAGGCTTTGCAACTCGAGTATCTATCGAATTACTATCGGCTGTCGAGAAAGCtgctggaggaagaggaaaagcCATCTTGGTCGTGCATGACGCTAGTAAATCCAATGGAGGCGATTTGAGCGTGAAGGCTTTCAGGTTGGGTGAAGGTGCTAGGGAAGCTGCTAAATTAGGTAAATGGGATGAAAAGACGTAAGTTCACATCTTACCTTGATATACGTCTCGATTGGAGATCGTGTAGTGGTACTAACTATATCTCCCATCTCAGTCTCACCGAGAACGGTATAACCTCATCTACCTTGCTTTCGCCTTTGCCGCTCACCGTCACCTCTCCTACACTCATCTCCGCGTTCCTCTCTACCCTCACTACCCCTTCTTCCGAACCCGAACGAACCCTCTCTAGcgcatcatcttccatcgctTTGCCACCATCATTCGCACCACTCGTTAACCCTACTTCCACCTCTTTGACCAACTACTTACAGAACACCCTTGATTCATTGACCCTTCATTCTCACGAGGCCAACAACATCGCATTCTTGACTCGTCAAATCGCTAGGGAGAAGGTTAAACATGAACAAATCGTCAAGGATCgtgaagaggagaatataaagaggagaaagcaGGGTTTATCTGAGTTCCCTTCCATCCCcaaggagatcaagaacCCGACCAAGGAACCATCGAGATTGGAGATGATCTGCTTAAATGGTACCACCGAGGGTCTGGCTAAAAATATGGCGGCTGAGGCTGGTAAAGGATTGGTTAGGAGTTACCTCTAGATAacgggatgatgatgaggttttGTATACAGATATTGTGCAGCTTCAGACGAGATTGGAAGTTGTCCTAGATCAAGAGGATCTAGATATTATGCATTTGGGATAATTATGATTCGTTGAGAAGTGCaatggatggtatgatccATCAAGAGATGCAATATGGATGAGCTGTGATCAATGTACAACAAATAAGTGCGTATATGTGAAATGATTCTGACCAATGATCTCTCTCCTTGCATCCTACCTCAGAttatctctcaatctcactttccTGCCCCAGACACTTTGTGTCCCGTATCACTCCGCTACCAAGACACCAATCGCCATACCAGATCGCAGCTACTTGACCTGGTGATACTCCCAATAGAGGTTCAGGTAAATCTATGATGACGCTAAAAACAACCACAACAAGAATATCAGATCCAATTATTCCTGGACAGATCACGAAAATTTCTTTCACAGAAAACACTCACCCGCCAGTGCCATCATTCATTTCTCTGACTTTCGCAAATACAGGACTTATCCTATATCTATCTTGCACAttgatcttcctctcaacGTCATTCTCAATCATTTCGGTAGGACATGAACCATGGATCCAATGGAATTTATCGGTGGTCAAGCTCGTACATTTCAACATAGGATGATCCCTAAACAAGTTTACAACGACGGTCAGCCCCATTCATGTGTAGGTAGAGGGGAATAACTTGATCAGCAATACTTACTTTCCTGGAACTACGAGGATATCGTTATTATCTTTACCTACTCCCTTCTTAGCGACGAACAGTGGTTTCAGTTGGTTGGCAATTTTCGCTCGTTGACCAATGGTATAATACCATAATCCTTTATGTTCACCTAGCACTTCGCCAGACAGAGAAACGATGTGACCTTGAGTATTTGGTGGCGAGGTGTATTGAGCTATTGGGGAGAATCCCCAAGTGTCAGTTTAGCACACCACTGATCCTTCAGTATCTGAATTTGACTGATCTGACAATTACTCACATATGAAATCGCCGAATTTCCCCCTTTCACCTATGAAGCACACACCCATCGACTCTTCTTTATTTGCATTGGGTAGATTCCAGTAATTGGCTAATTGTCGAACAGTCGATTTAGTCAATTTACCAAGAGGTAAGATGGTCTAGTCAAATTCAATCAAGATTATTATCAGTAAAACAATTGCGGAAATCGTGAAAAACGCATCGTATCATTGCTCACTCGGTTCAATTGCGATTCGGTCATCTGTGACAGATAATAAGTTTGATCTTTTGTATGGTCCTTTGCTCTCATCAACCTTGATTGCCCAGATGAATGATCGACATGTCCATAATGACCGGTAGCTAAGAAATGTCTTGGGTGTTGAGGTAGGTGGTCCATCAAAGCACCGAATTTGATTTCTCTATCAACCAATAGATCAGTAGGTAAATCATAATGTCGTCCTGATGGTCGAGGGGAACATACCTATTACAATCCACGTCGGGATTCGGTGTaccacctccttcccatACATTTATAGATGGCTCAAACACCCTACTCCAATATTCTTTACTTAGATCCACTAATCTTACTTTATCCTGCGATATTCCGATCGATCGTGTCAAGGATATCACATCGTCCCAGTCTTTTTCCCATTGACAACCTGATTTTGTATTGCTCGATTGATAGGAAAAGGAGTATGATGGATCATCGGCCCTACTGGAAGGGGATTCAGATAAAAGGGGATCCCAATTGCGCATAAATATCACGTCGAGGTTTACAGGCTGATCAAAAGAATGTCTATCAGCATAGAAGGACGAAAATATGCCGTACACTCTGCTCACCAGTTCACATAACATCCTCAGTGTCGTAGCTGAATCGACACCGCCTGAGACTGCTACCGTGACTATACAAGAAGGATGACATCAGCGTATAATGCTCCATGGTAATAATGTGATCAGGAATCGAGATGAATCTAcgcaccatcatcacctgctTGCAACCCGAGATCCTCCAGACTTGGTATCAAACTATCAACTTCTCTCTGTGAGACAGTAGTAGCTATACTTGTTCTGCTCGCATATCCATATACAGGAGTTCTAATCCTTTTGCGAGGTACATATCGAGGTGCAATTCTCGATGGGCCTGCAGAAGGGCCCAAGCCTGGTAGAATCGTTCTTATGCCCACAAGAGCCATTCCTGCTCGATCTCTTGGTCTGTCTCCTCTGTTGTCGCCTGCCGCACGACCAAGCTGAATATGCTTTGGGGTCACGATCGTGTTGTAGCcttgagaaagagagaaaccCCAAAAAAAAGATGTTCGAGTGCGATCCTCCACTTTTCGAGAGCGATAAAAAGGAATGAACGCGTCGTACAACCAAAATGACAACATGACAACAtactccctcttcttctctccctctttcctcttcatcgccaTATGCATATCACCCACAGACCAGGAAACCTGAAGAGTGACTTACTGTGCTCTTCTATCGCCTGAACGAAATGTCATCGAAGAAACGAAAGGCCGAATcagtgaaagaggaaaaagacGTGGAACAGGTGGAATTATCACTGACTTCCTGGTCCCCCCCGTGAGTTCATCGTTGATGAGGTTATCGTGAGCCTCTGCTGACTGCCTCGGTATAGCTCTGAAGAAGCATTCAAAGGTCTCAAGCGCTTCAAGTGAGTAgtcttcaccttctcgaGCGAAGTGAGTTCGAGCTGATTTGGTTGTCTAGATCATTCCTCCGTAAGTATCAAACACAGCATGATTATGGTTGTAGAGGAGAATTGATGTCGGAATGGCATGCACGATAGTCCCACCCAACAACTCATACTCTATCGGTCAATAGTAAGCTCTCCTTTGTAATGACACACTCCATGCAAAGCTGATAGCCTCAAAGCGTATGGCTCGCACACGAAGATCTCTTAGCCAAAATAGACGCTCGTAATCCCTATAGTGACGCTTCGCATTCGCTTGGTCCACTTAGCAAGAAATCGCGAAGCTCAATGCTCACCAGTCATAGCCCAGTGTCTGTTTTGGAAAAGGATAATGAGTCCGCTCCCCTGCCATTGGCTAAAATTCACATGGACGAAACTGAAGGTGATCATCACTGGGAAGCTGGTTATTGGATAGGTAAAATCATTGAGATTAGAGCGAAAGATACCAGTTATGTCTGGATGTAAGTTTGGGTTTTCCTGCTTTTGTTATGTTTGCACAATCCAACTCAACGGCTCTATAGGAGGATACGATGGATGTGTAGGACACTGGCGGAATGTAAAGACCAAGCGGTGCGAACTGGATTGTGAGTTCATCATGAACATTCCATACAGTCACATTCCGGAAAGATCTGCCTCTGATGAGTTGTATCATAGACCCCGAAGCAAAGCTGGTCCCAAGGAAATATTCATGCTTGGACCCGAATGCGATGGATTACAACCTGTGGGAGCCGTTGAAAGTAAGTATCGTTATATCTTCAAACTCAACAATGCACGGGGTCAGACAAAGTAGTTTCCCTGTTCACACTGTTCACACTGTCTCATGTTTCTGACACCTCTTCTTTGATGCTTGAGCAGGTCCTGCCTCGGTAATCGAATTTGACGAACGCAATCCCATGCAAGCTCCCTTCAGTCGCAATAGTATATTTGTCCGAAGTGAAGCTAGGACACCTACCGCCGAGGAAGCTGCAGCGGTATGTTTAGCACGAGATCTTCATTGCTATAATGTATTGATAGATTGACGGTAATCAGCTCTCATCGAGACGAGGTGCCGGACACGGGGAATCAAAATCGAAGAAAGGTCGGGTGTCGGAGGCTGGACCGTCGAGACATCTCTTTGTGAGTGTCTGCACATCTATCGTTCATCACGAGAAAGGATACTGATGTGCGCTTGTATAGCCACTGAGGGAGTCGACGTGTTACTGCGGCGATCCATATCGACCATTATTGGATAGAGAAGAACCCATGGCATTATGTGCTCATGAAGGTAAGCCTTTACATGCATTCTGACCTTTCATTCCATGGTTGTGGTATTTTAGCTAATGATTGTTGGGATGCTCACACTCGCCAGACTGTCTCAAATGGTTCCATCTCGGTTGTCTGGACTGGAAAAACATACATCGACGAGAAGCAACTCCTTCGTCGATCGAGGACGTCATCACGTCAGGTGTACAACTGATGTCTCTGCTTCAAGATTATGGCTTAACCACTCCTGCCGAGAAGATACCGTTCGACCAGGATCCTACTAAGCTCGATTGGGCATTCATAAAAGACAGCTACGGGATCAAGACGgagaaagtgaaggtgaagagtgAAAAGGAGAAACATCATACTCCTTCAAAAGGAACATCGAACGGGACTATCAATCGGAAAATAGAAGATCCTCAAGGTCTGGTCCCTGAAATCAGTCCAGAAGAGTTGGAAAAAAACAAACTTGCAGATCAGCATTTACCAGAAATTATATTCAGGATAGCTGAGTTTCCGGCTGTGAGAGGAACGCTCGATACTGGTATAGTAGGGAATGCGAGATATATCATGCGAGCCAGGCAGATAATCTTACACAATAGGAAGATCAGAGAACGAGGAGATATCAAAGTTGATCCAGCACAGGTAGAGGATATTGAACTGATGATCAAAGAGTGGACCGATATTTGGGGGACGGAGTTTGAACCTGCGCCTCGTGATATCGTGTGGCTCTGCCCTTCTTGCAAGAGAGCcatatgatgatgggttAGATCCAGATCGCAACGAGAAttggagatgagagagatgGTGTAAGGGCTTAGATATGACATGTGGGAATATTGATCTCGAGCAAGTGCAGTCGCTTGTCAGATGGGTTGAGTGGGTATCgtgtgatggtgattggaAGAGTAGGTGGATCTTGGAATGATGCGTTACGAGTGGGAGATTACAGTTCATATTCAAATTCTGGAACGCGGGATACCTAAAACTGTCTTTCTTGTAATCGTGTTTCTTGCAAAACGTCGCGTATATGTCAAGACGTAATGCTTCGtgaatgatttgatttcatGCGTACACACTTGTACATCACAGTGATATCTAAAATGTACCTCTTTTGCCGATCCGAGTTTTTGACTGTTCCTCGAAAGATTAACGATCAAGGGCACCAATATCAATTATAAGTGAACTTCGTGGGTATACCATACGTATCTATATCCAGCAAtgtggaagaggattgttctcctcctccctctgCGACTTTATAAGTATACACACCATCATAACGATTGTGAGCCGATGTATCTTCATACCCCAAAAACGTCGGGACAACGTCGATTTCAGCAGGTTCGCCGTCAGGCTGCAACGTGCTGTATGGTTTATACTCAGGTGACAGGGCTGTACTTTGTGATAGAGCGTACTGAGTGATTCTGAAATGTGGCTTGATCGTTTCCATACTGTTAGTGTTCGTATACTTGTGATTCGTTCTGGTATGACCGAAAAAGACTATATCAGGTAGGATCTTTGGACCCTTATATCCTTGGTGAGCATTGTAGAACGCCCAAGCAGAGTCTTTGCTTATCCTGAATGTAAGAGTTAGTATCGAAACACTTGTATGGGCAAATGGTATAATAAGAAATGAGCCTACCAAGTGGTTGATTCGGAGATATCAAACTCTTTGATTCTACTTGAATTTACGTTGTCGGTAATCATTGAAGCATAGATGGTAGGATTGAACAGTGGGTTCACAACGCCCACTTGCATGGCACAGTCAGAGTTGGGACAAGTAAGAATTGCTCCAGAGGTATTACGAATCCACAAATCTCCCATTCTGCCGTCGTACCTATTGCCAATCATGCTGATAAGCGATTCCTGGTGACAGCTCTGATTGGGACATGTGAGCTCCAAATCCGCCTGACACCGGTCGGGATCGTTGACGACTGAAGCTAATCGGAGGTGATCTGATGTGGCTAGGAGTGTACCATCAGGTAAAGTAGGCATTGTATAGTATATTATGAGATAGCTCTAACGGGGCAGGGTGGATcgggaaagaaggatgaggacACTGTGTTGTAGTCATTGATCAAGTCTAGTTCCAGTGAAGTATTTTATATGACTCGAACGTAAGTCAAGTAAGTCTCCGCAACGGTTGTTATACCCTTGCTGGTAGGCATCCTTTCACTCCGTCAATATCATCCCAGCTGAGTCAGACATCTTGAAAGGTGTGGTCGTTTGTTGAATAATCACCGAGATGCAAGAGAAGTGGGATAAAATGCTGTCAAGAAGCACAGCGGGCTTTCGGAAGTAGATACAATATAGTACATGACCAGCCACGCAGCCACTGTCGGATATCATTAGGGGGGAGACTGGTCATAATGCCGAGCTAAGCAGGCCCCCCAATCCTCCGAAATGTCGGGCTCTCGGTCGGACGCATTTAGAATAACAGACAGGTCCGCTGAGGGCCGTGACGACGCTTCGACACCACCCACTGGTCTAGTAGCATACCGGACCGCTACAAGACAGAACACCAGACAAGATAAGCGAAGCGAACCCACGTATGCAGTCAtttatactgtactcacAATTCCTACTCATGGGTATGTCCCTCGCATCTCTTGTTTGCTGGGAGTCTGTGTTCTCCCTACTGCACGGATGAAGCCATCTAGTAAGTCTATAGCCCTTCTGCGGTCTATTTCGTGCTTGATCCGACGATGAGCCAAAATCACCTCGCAGATGTCTGTCATAATCTATTTTCAACGATTTCAGTGATTGAGATTTACTATGCAAGGTGATAGGGTAGACTTTGAGCTGTCTTGGGTTATCGTCAAAGGACCATTCTCCAGAAAGAGGATGACTCCTCGCATCATACCACAAGTATTTGACCATCATACTAATTTGGGTCTGTTCGCTTGATTTGGAATAGCGAAAACTATCTTTGGAAGTGGCCCAACATGCCACAGTCATATGTGGATTACCATATTGTAAAAGTTTGTGGTCAAGCATCCTGTTGGTCATGTAAAAACGATGTATTAGCTTCAGCAGGAACCCGAATATTGCGATTGTATGTGATAGCCAGAGAAGTGCAGTACCGAGATTGAATTTGAGTATAATCAACACGAAAAGTGGATCTACCAAAACTCACGATGAACCTCTTGGTCTCGAAAACTCCATGGCATACATATCCCTACCACCGAGTCCGGACTCgttcaagatgatctgatcggAGTTGTAGGATCAAAAtcatgattgatcaaatctaTATATTGACTACATTTGCCACACTTGATAGATGTGAGATACACCGTGCTATTTAAGTTCTCGCCAACATTGTGATCCTCTGTATTCATCTCGATTTCCAATTTGCCTATACTACCGCAGGTACGGCCCTCGGAGACTTCAGCGGTGCATCGAAGTAAGTAGGCCTTGacttcatgatcatcgtgaATGTTAGTATATGGTCCGGAGCGAATGGATGGATAGTTCAATGCCTCGGTGCTTGACATGATCTTGACGGCTACCCTCAGCGGATCAGATTGGCATGAGATAGTGCGCTCCAAGCGGTAAAACTCGTTCCCTATGGTAGCCGGTTTTACAGTATAGTGAGCAGTCGAGCATTGCGGACATCACGATACCCAATCCTGTGGATACATGCAGTGTCGGTCAACTCAAAGAGTCCTTCGAAAGAAGGACAACTTCATATTTTACACTGGATCACATAGCATTACCATTCCCGTGTCACCGCCTGGTCGAGCCCTACAAAGGTTGTCATCTTTAGGCTTTGGTCCACGCCCGAAAGACCGGGATCGCCATCGGCCTATGTCAACTCTCAACCCTGCAATCGGTGAAGCACGTCTTATTCCTCGCTAGAAAAGTCGCGCTAGATCATACTATTCCGTACATCTGGCTTCAGGACTTATCACTTCTCAACGGTCTGCCATAATCATTGCACAGTCTTGATCTGATTGTCCCTGAGGTACCACACTTGATCAGCCAGCCGTCAATCGGTTTGTAGAGCGGCGAGTACATCATGGCCTGCATGCTTTTCGGATTAATATGCATACATGTAAAAGCTACGTCAACGCTACTAGAGAGAAAAAACGTAGATGTAAAAGAAAAAGGGAAAATCTTTCATTGCAAGGATATGATCTGTTGTTAAAGCTGACCCAGCTTCAAGCAAGTTTAGCAGTTGTTGGGGTCGCAACCGCCCTAGAGTTCAAGCCGATCCAGTGTCAGTGACATCGCTTCCGTAGACACAGACATCGTATTCGATGACTCACACCGACGAATCTGTAGCTTTGAGCTTTTCCATCAAGCTTATGACAGAATCCAGTAGCTTGGAATTCGTATCCGTCGTTTTGACAGTTACATTCTTTGCTATCGTATGTTTGCACAAGACAATAGTATTGATTCCAGTCGATAGGGTTGTTGGGGATGTAGACTGATTTAGCACCTGCCCAAGCGAAGCATCCGGGATTGTCCATGTTGAATCCAATGGATCCGTCTTCATTGCAATTCTCGTCTGCAGCAAAGATTCCAAGGTCAGCCATGAGATTCGATGTTGTGAATCCCGATGTGAACAGGGCGCTGATGCTTGTAAACAGAGTAAAGCTTACCTGTGAAGAAGTTGGCGTACTTGTCGGCTGAAACAAGACCAAGCAAAGCGATAGTAGCGATGATGAACTTCATGAGGTTCAACTTGTGTTTGTTGATTGGTGGGTAGTTGGTGAGTTGTTATGGAaagatggtaagtcatcataTATGCACATCAAGCttgtatatgcatatgtcTCAGTGTCTCAGCATGTGATGTCATGCCGTTCACCCGAATTATGAAATTCAAGGCATCTCGATTACTGTGGGTGACAACGTTCCTTGCGtcgttgatggatgatttgtGTTCGATCAGATGACGATGCTCTGATGATATAGCTACTAACCACGCACTAGGTTACTAGCCCAAAGGATACACCGGCATACTGAGCGGAGGACACGTTGTCTATGCCTGGACCAACTCTTGAGTTATACTTCTCTTGGTATTGGGGCGATCTTCTCGATGAGAGTAAGACCTCTGCTGACCGACGGTCAATACTTGATCATATGATTTGCGGATGGATCAGGATGTACAAAGGCTGACGGAGATATGCACCAATATTCATCCTGGAGGTGTACGATACTGAGCTGCCAACACCCTCAAACCGTGTGGCACATTTCGAGGGAATCTTAAACACAGTTACAGTATTCGGAGCGCAAGTCTCCCATAACAGCATAAACGTCGACTTGTTAGTACTGTACAGTAGATCACTTTCCACCAGCATGATTGCTGTTCAATCTTACACTGATTAATGGGTATGATTTAGCTTGTCCACTAAGTAAGTGGCAGAACCCACTGGCTCTAAAATCGATACCCGTGTTCGACAGTCACAAGCTCCCGTTCGgtctgatatcatcaagcAGTACAGGGCCGTGAATTGAAGACCATTGTTTGGGATGTATACTGATCTTCTGCCCCCTTGGGCAAAGCGCCATCGCTACTGATGTCAAAGCCGATTGAACCGTCATCGCTACATTCGGTGTCTATTTAGGGGTCAGTGGAAAGCATTTTCGATGACATCGAGGATACGCACCAGAGAACAAGTTGGCATAGTTATCAGGAAAAACCTCAGCTGCCAGGATAATCATGGTATTGATCGTAAAGAACCAGCTCGTATTATGCCTTCCGGAATGAATTGAGAGATTGGGACCTCATACTACAGCTGCAGCAACTTCTTATAGCTTTTTGAATTGCTAAAAATAACTCGGTGACTCTTTCCCAGCTGAGCTTTTGGTTGGttagagagaagaagagagttGACGTCGATCACCCATAATATCATTTCTCAAACAGGAACTGACATCGTCTGTTCTTGGACGGTCCAGATCGGAAAGACAGCAAAGCATGTCAACATCTGATACTCGACCCTTGCAGATCTGTTTTTCATGACGTACAGTATTGCCGGTATATATTGTGCTAGTACGATGTGAAACTGCTGCAATCATGGCACCAATCGTTACTGAGGATATATACAAACTAGTGCATATACAGTAACAGCTCTAACAACATAGTCTGTGGATCATATTGTTCAACCTAAATGACAGCGATGAAGACATTAAGCCGACCGAGTCGAAGCCATCCAGCTCCACTCATTTAGCAGTTGTTCTCATCGCAGCCTCCCTGTTAAGAGAACGACATCAGTAGTCACTTCTCGTCATGCTGGTAGAGGGTGGCGACAGTGGGATAGACCTTGAATAGTGAGCGTTAATACTCACGCTGATGAATCGATATGACTTAGCATCTCCGGAAAGGACATGGCAGAACCCAACCGCTTGGAACTCATACCCTTCATTTTGACAATTGCACTCGTCACTGTCATTGGTGATCACAAGGCAATAGTAGGCTGTCCAAGGGATACCGTTATTGGGGATGTAGACTGAGTGTCGACCAGATTGAGCTGAGCGAAACACCCGGGATTGCTCAACTCGAATCCGATCGAACCGTCTTCATTACAGTTCTCATCTGAGATACAGGTCATCAACAAAGATCTGGCATACACCACACAGCATGTCGAGATACCCACCTGCGAAGAAGTTTGCAAAGTTGTCCGCTGACACTTTGATGGCGAAGTAGAGCAAAGTGATCGTGGACAGAATGGATCGCATCGTGACAGGAATTGGCTTGTATGTATAGTCGAATGAGTAAAAGTGTGGGAAGAAACAAAAGATCAAGATTCACTGTTCTACTTGACTCAGATGATAATCCTTGTAGAAGGCATATATGACCTTCTTACAACAAGACAGATAAAACAGAGGCGTGTCGACCATCCGGCTTCACGGGCATACAATTGGAACGCATGGGCACTCTTCTGATCGAACGATTGATCTGCATCCTACGTGTATGTAATTCTTTTTGTGTTTAGTTACCAAAGCAAAAACGACTACTATTTCTGATCGTGACAAAGAACATGTGTCATACGCAAAAATCCATCAAGATCCACTTCTTGTCAACTGAGCATGCGTTTCCGTTGAGCATGCAGAAAGATGTGCCATCTTACCCTCAAATGATGTATTTATGTTTTCTAGGCAGTGCCATCGAGTATACTCTATCACTGATGAGGTCATCCTCCTCGTGTAAGCGTACAGTAGTGTACGATAGGCTTTATGCTTCAGGTCAGCTACTGGATGTCCCAAGATCGACGATAAACAGTCCTGACATGATTAGACATCGGTTCACTCATGCATGTAGCATATTATACACAATACATGGGTACGAGAAGGATGTCTGATAGGAGTTACAGCGGAGAGAATACAGATAGCAATCTTGCAGAGGCATATGAGCTCAATACCTCCAGTAATCTGAGTCTCGCatggaaggaggaaagtTGTTCAACAGTTATTATCATCGCAGAACCCCTGCAATACCAAAAGACAGTCGGTTCCCATATCCGCTACCGAAGGTAAATCGACATAGAGATCGAGAATTGTACTCACACTGATAAATCGATAAGATTTCGCTTTACCATCTAATTTATGACAATATCCTGAAGCGCCGAAGTCATATCCAGCGTTTTGACAATTGCATTCCCCACTGTCATAGGTCTGAACAAGACAATGTTGGTAACTGAAAGGGTTTCCGTTGTTGGGAATGTAAACAGAGTGTCTACCTGACTGAGCAAAACATCCAGGGTTGTTGATGTCAAAACCGATTGATCCGTCTTCATTGCAATCCTCGTCTGTGAGCAAAGCAAGTTGTCAGTGGAGGTGGTCAATAAAGACTATATCCT
The nucleotide sequence above comes from Kwoniella europaea PYCC6329 chromosome 1, complete sequence. Encoded proteins:
- a CDS encoding tRNA (5-methylaminomethyl-2-thiouridylate)-methyltransferase, with protein sequence MALVGIRTILPGLGPSAGPSRIAPRYVPRKRIRTPVYGYASRTSIATTVSQREVDSLIPSLEDLGLQAGDDVTVAVSGGVDSATTLRMLCELPVNLDVIFMRNWDPLLSESPSSRADDPSYSFSYQSSNTKSGCQWEKDWDDVISLTRSIGISQDKVRLVDLSKEYWSRVFEPSINVWEGGGTPNPDVDCNREIKFGALMDHLPQHPRHFLATGHYGHVDHSSGQSRLMRAKDHTKDQTYYLSQMTESQLNRTILPLGKLTKSTVRQLANYWNLPNANKEESMGVCFIGERGKFGDFISQYTSPPNTQGHIVSLSGEVLGEHKGLWYYTIGQRAKIANQLKPLFVAKKGVGKDNNDILVVPGKDHPMLKCTSLTTDKFHWIHGSCPTEMIENDVERKINVQDRYRISPVFAKVREMNDGTGGVIIDLPEPLLGVSPGQVAAIWYGDWCLGSGVIRDTKCLGQESEIER